From a region of the Haloferax volcanii DS2 genome:
- a CDS encoding ISH3-like element ISH51 family transposase: MSNNQQTDDEIHEDQLLNFLVNSLDEEVALSLAENAELDAEDIYEVLVGACADGTSVSTLCKRSEDAPHENSVLYHLRTKFDLETLEQIGNTLLQKDVLDVLPQQVEVCADLHLRPYYGDEDDTDGLYHSQAKRGTTAFHAYATLYARVKNKRYTLAVRRLEDGDTASSVLAEFLGILDGLDLGVKAVYLDREFYDSKCLTLLQAHNHAYVMPIVRWGRTIKRELSEGWSRVIQHSLTAKLDGHSWTVEFPVYIDCTYQNGRYDEHGVARHGYAADAPFIDSPRDARYHYAKRFGIEASYRLSEQSIATTSTQNPVVRLLYVVVSLLLQNVWRYLHWEYVATPRRGGRRLWEWSFKEFINMVRRAAWTALAVRRAVPANRPPDDRFHR; encoded by the coding sequence GTGTCCAACAACCAGCAAACAGACGATGAAATCCACGAGGACCAGCTCCTTAACTTCCTCGTCAACTCTCTTGACGAGGAAGTTGCTCTCTCACTCGCTGAAAACGCTGAACTCGATGCTGAAGACATCTACGAGGTCCTCGTCGGCGCCTGCGCCGACGGGACCTCGGTCTCTACACTCTGCAAGAGAAGCGAAGATGCACCTCACGAAAACTCGGTTCTCTACCATCTCCGCACCAAGTTCGACCTCGAGACGCTCGAACAAATCGGGAACACGCTCCTCCAGAAAGACGTTCTCGACGTCCTTCCCCAGCAGGTGGAGGTCTGCGCAGACCTCCACCTGCGGCCCTACTACGGCGACGAAGACGATACAGACGGCCTGTATCACTCACAAGCGAAGCGTGGAACCACCGCGTTTCACGCGTACGCGACACTGTACGCACGCGTGAAGAACAAACGCTACACGCTGGCGGTGCGCCGTCTCGAAGACGGCGACACCGCCAGCAGTGTCCTCGCAGAGTTCCTCGGTATTCTCGACGGCCTTGACCTCGGTGTCAAGGCCGTCTATCTTGACCGCGAATTCTACGACAGCAAGTGTTTGACGCTGCTTCAGGCGCACAACCACGCCTACGTCATGCCGATCGTCCGCTGGGGACGGACGATCAAGCGAGAACTCTCAGAAGGGTGGAGTCGCGTGATTCAGCACAGTCTGACAGCGAAACTCGACGGTCACAGCTGGACCGTCGAGTTTCCCGTCTACATCGACTGTACCTACCAGAACGGACGGTACGACGAACATGGCGTGGCGCGTCACGGCTACGCCGCTGACGCGCCGTTCATCGACTCACCACGGGACGCTCGATACCACTACGCGAAACGCTTCGGTATCGAGGCAAGCTATCGACTCTCCGAGCAAAGTATCGCGACGACCTCGACACAGAATCCGGTCGTACGGCTGTTGTACGTCGTGGTGAGCCTGCTGTTACAGAACGTCTGGCGGTATTTGCACTGGGAGTACGTGGCGACGCCCCGCCGTGGGGGGCGTCGCCTCTGGGAGTGGTCGTTCAAGGAGTTCATCAATATGGTCCGTCGAGCAGCGTGGACGGCCCTCGCGGTGCGTCGGGCCGTCCCCGCGAACCGACCACCAGACGACCGGTTCCACCGGTAA
- a CDS encoding DUF6414 family protein, which yields METRITVTGPYRFQELRDEIEDAGISIHDGSNPDQLSRGDVVEVSGKLKPMSLFKFEIAFKAFLDIMDNETQQYLQEIDYQDQQVQEEISEEDVEELKNMLNLIQRFAGDKIPLRADVDSHPFGIPLDRNHMRSNPERVFFEDREYTVFGRVENLIQDAEQWDPAAVTDIIDTYVPQEQTGEEMRTILKQVSREFNMQLSDEDFIIKSPGSIIHPIAVHW from the coding sequence TTGGAGACGAGAATCACAGTCACTGGACCTTATCGATTTCAGGAGCTCCGTGATGAGATTGAGGACGCGGGAATTTCCATACATGACGGGAGCAACCCAGACCAGCTATCTAGGGGTGATGTTGTAGAGGTGTCTGGAAAGCTGAAACCGATGTCTCTGTTCAAATTCGAGATAGCATTCAAAGCATTTCTCGATATAATGGACAATGAAACTCAACAGTACTTGCAGGAAATCGATTATCAGGACCAACAGGTCCAAGAGGAGATATCGGAAGAGGATGTTGAGGAATTGAAGAACATGCTCAATCTGATACAGAGGTTTGCGGGAGACAAGATTCCACTACGAGCTGACGTGGATAGCCACCCATTTGGCATCCCTCTCGACCGAAACCACATGAGAAGTAACCCGGAGAGAGTGTTCTTCGAGGATAGGGAATATACCGTCTTTGGAAGAGTAGAAAACCTCATTCAGGATGCAGAGCAGTGGGACCCCGCAGCGGTAACGGATATTATCGACACATACGTTCCACAGGAACAAACGGGAGAGGAGATGCGGACCATACTCAAGCAGGTTTCGAGGGAGTTCAATATGCAATTGAGCGATGAAGATTTCATAATCAAGTCTCCAGGGAGCATTATCCACCCAATCGCAGTTCACTGGTAG